In one Nicotiana sylvestris chromosome 8, ASM39365v2, whole genome shotgun sequence genomic region, the following are encoded:
- the LOC104225632 gene encoding syntaxin-32, which yields MPVKVASASIRDRTQEFQSIAERLKKSFSSVQNGPVSSSTNSGGSRSEEQRSTVAMQSEFNKRASKIGFGIHQTSQKLAKLAKLAKRTSVFDDPTTEIQELTAVIKQDITALNSAVVDLQLHSNARNESGNRDTTSHSTTVVDDLKNRLMTATKEFKEVLTMRTENMKVHENRRQLFSSSASKEASNPFVRQRPLASRNTASTSASPPPWANGSTSSQLFPRTQGVGDTQPLLQQQQQQQQQQQQQQLVPLQDSYMQSRAEALQNVESTIHELGSIFNQLATLVSQQGEVAIRIDENMDDTLANVEGAQGALLKYLNSISSNRWLMIKIFFVLIFFLMIFLFFVA from the exons ATGCCTGTGAAAGTAGCGAGTGCGTCAATACGGGATCGGACTCAGGAGTTTCAGAGTATAGCGGAGAGATTAAAGAAGTCATTTTCGTCCGTACAGAATGGGCCGGTTAGCAGCAGTACAAATAGTGGTGGTTCTAGATCGGAGGAACAGAGGTCCACTGTTGCTATGCAATCGGAGTTTAATAAACGTGCCTCGAAAATTGGTTTCGGAATACATCAAACCTCGCAGAAGCTTGCAAAGCTAGCGAAAT TGGCAAAAAGGACTTCTGTTTTTGATGATCCGACTACAGAAATTCAGGAGCTTACTGCAGTTATCAAGCAAGATATTACAGCACTTAACTCTGCTGTAGTAGATCTTCAGCTTCACTCTAATGCTCGTAATGAAAGTGGTAATCGTGATACCACTAGTCACTCGACGACTGTTGTAGATGACTTGAAGAACAGACTGATGACTGCCACAAAGGAGTTCAAAGAAGTACTCACCATGCGGACAGAG AATATGAAGGTTCATGAGAACAGAAGGCAGTTGTTTTCTTCGTCGGCTTCCAAAGAAGCTTCAAATCCATTTGTGCGCCAGCGTCCTCTAGCTTCACGGAATACTGCTAGTACATCAGCCAGCCCTCCTCCTTGGGCTAATGGTTCGACTTCATCTCAGCTATTTCCAAG GACGCAAGGGGTTGGAGACACCCAGCCATTGttgcagcagcagcagcaacaacagcagcagcagcagcagcagcagctagTTCCGCTGCAAGACAGCTACATGCAGAGTAGAGCAGAAGCTCTTCAAAATGTTGAGTCTACTATCCATGAGCTGGGCAGCATTTTTAATCAGCTTGCTACCTTGGTTTCTCAGCAAGGAGAGGTTGCAATCAG GATTGATGAGAACATGGATGACACACTAGCAAATGTCGAAGGGGCACAAGGGGCTCTGCTCAAGTACCTCAACAGCATCTCATCAAATAGGTGGCTAATGATTAAGATATTCTTTGTGTTGATTTTCTTCCTTATGATTTTCCTATTTTTTGTGGCATAG